One segment of Nitrospiria bacterium DNA contains the following:
- a CDS encoding alkaline phosphatase family protein, which produces METRLTIVKSHLGLLIILLILVFSVFEWMIDSPGRTFAQPAGAGEPAETMTTASPIKHVIVIIGENRTFDHVFATYQPKHGQTVSNLLSKGIVNEDGSPGPNYSLSAQYNAVDNGTFSIHPQGKSLYTNIPPVMTDGAPTKAPFAHVAVAKAAEPNLALGYTQYLTTGGTGLARDVVDARFPNPYALGGGVFPITPSIQYDDYASSPVHRFYQMWQQLDCDSVFATPRNPSGCLNDLFPWVEVTIGAGSNGRPQPAGFNDLSTGEGSSAMGFYNVAKGDAPYLKSLADRYAMSDNFHQAAEGGTGVNHIMLFYGDDIWYSNGGGETGTPPANQIENPDPQAGTNNYYTQDGYSGGTYSECSDTTQPGVASVVAYLASLARPINPNCEAGHYYILNNYNPGYLGDGTPAPLGPNRFTIPPTSVRHIGDELLERNISFKYYGEGWDRYVAGLPSAYCKICNGFQYSTSMMTNPALRAAYIQDEPHLFDDIAAHQLPAVSFLKPSGFADGHPATSKLDLFEGFVKKVVEAVKSDKELWGNTAILVTFDEGGGYYDSGYVQPLDFFGDGTRIPLLAVSSHALPGRVIHTYGDHVSILKFIERNWELDPLTGRSRDNLPNPVTSAADPYVPLNSPAIGDLFDLFDF; this is translated from the coding sequence ATGGAAACCCGTCTTACAATCGTCAAGTCCCACCTCGGTCTTCTGATCATTCTCTTGATCCTCGTGTTCTCGGTTTTCGAGTGGATGATCGACTCCCCCGGGCGCACCTTCGCGCAGCCGGCGGGAGCGGGAGAACCCGCCGAGACTATGACGACCGCGTCTCCCATCAAGCACGTGATCGTCATTATCGGCGAGAACCGAACCTTCGATCACGTCTTCGCCACCTACCAGCCGAAGCACGGACAGACTGTTTCCAACCTGCTCTCCAAGGGCATCGTCAATGAGGACGGCAGCCCGGGTCCCAATTACTCCCTTTCCGCGCAATACAACGCCGTGGACAACGGGACTTTCTCCATCCATCCCCAGGGCAAGAGTCTGTACACGAATATCCCCCCGGTTATGACGGACGGTGCTCCGACCAAGGCGCCCTTCGCGCACGTCGCCGTTGCGAAAGCGGCCGAGCCGAATCTCGCGCTGGGCTACACCCAATACCTGACGACCGGCGGAACCGGGCTGGCCCGGGATGTGGTTGATGCCCGTTTCCCGAATCCCTATGCCTTGGGCGGTGGAGTGTTTCCGATTACGCCGTCGATCCAGTACGACGACTACGCCTCCAGCCCCGTCCATCGGTTTTATCAGATGTGGCAGCAATTGGACTGCGACTCCGTTTTTGCGACGCCTCGGAATCCGAGCGGGTGCCTGAACGATCTTTTCCCGTGGGTGGAAGTGACGATCGGAGCCGGAAGCAACGGTCGGCCCCAGCCGGCGGGTTTCAACGACCTCAGCACCGGAGAAGGTTCGTCGGCGATGGGCTTTTACAACGTCGCCAAGGGAGACGCTCCTTACCTTAAGAGCCTTGCGGATCGGTACGCGATGAGCGACAATTTCCACCAGGCCGCCGAAGGCGGAACCGGGGTGAACCATATCATGTTGTTTTACGGGGACGATATTTGGTACAGCAACGGCGGCGGGGAAACCGGGACGCCGCCCGCCAATCAGATCGAGAATCCCGACCCGCAGGCGGGGACCAACAACTACTACACTCAAGACGGCTATTCCGGTGGGACGTACAGCGAGTGCTCGGACACGACGCAGCCCGGTGTGGCCTCCGTGGTCGCGTATCTCGCCTCCTTGGCCCGGCCCATCAACCCGAACTGCGAGGCGGGGCACTACTACATTTTGAACAATTACAATCCCGGATACCTCGGCGACGGGACCCCGGCCCCTCTGGGCCCGAACCGCTTCACCATTCCGCCGACCTCGGTTCGGCACATCGGCGACGAGCTGCTTGAACGCAACATCTCCTTCAAGTATTACGGAGAGGGCTGGGACCGTTACGTGGCCGGCTTGCCCAGCGCCTATTGCAAAATCTGCAACGGTTTCCAGTATTCGACTTCCATGATGACGAACCCCGCATTGAGGGCGGCCTATATTCAGGACGAGCCCCATCTTTTTGACGACATCGCCGCTCATCAACTGCCGGCCGTTTCCTTCCTCAAGCCGAGCGGATTCGCAGACGGTCACCCCGCCACGTCCAAGCTCGATTTGTTCGAAGGATTTGTAAAGAAGGTCGTAGAGGCCGTGAAGAGCGATAAAGAACTGTGGGGGAATACCGCCATTCTCGTTACGTTCGACGAGGGGGGCGGCTATTATGATTCGGGTTACGTGCAACCGCTCGATTTCTTCGGGGATGGAACACGGATTCCGCTTCTGGCCGTTTCTTCCCATGCCCTGCCGGGTCGCGTGATCCACACCTATGG
- a CDS encoding IPT/TIG domain-containing protein, which produces MPLPAITGFTPSSGSVGASVAITGQNFTGATDVQFNGTSAVFTVPSSAQIRVIVPAGATTGPISVTTPNGTATSAGNFTINYTLTLNSAGTGTGTVSGAGTYAYGQIAAVSATAKTGSTFSGWSGPDAAECATGSVLMNANKSCTATFTATPLITGFTPSSGPEGASVVITGKNFTGATDVQFNGTSAVFTVPSSGQIRATVPAGATTGPISVTTPNGTATSAGNFAIP; this is translated from the coding sequence GTGCCCTTACCTGCCATCACCGGCTTCACACCGAGCAGCGGTTCGGTGGGCGCCAGCGTGGCGATCACCGGCCAGAACTTTACGGGCGCCACGGACGTTCAGTTTAACGGGACTTCCGCCGTGTTCACGGTGCCAAGCTCTGCCCAGATCCGGGTCATTGTTCCGGCGGGAGCCACTACAGGGCCGATCTCGGTCACCACGCCGAACGGGACGGCCACCTCGGCGGGCAACTTCACGATTAACTATACTCTGACGCTCAATTCAGCCGGCACGGGCACCGGCACGGTGAGCGGTGCGGGAACGTACGCCTACGGCCAAATCGCAGCCGTCTCAGCAACGGCAAAGACCGGTTCCACGTTCAGCGGTTGGAGCGGTCCCGATGCCGCGGAATGCGCCACCGGCTCGGTGCTGATGAACGCGAACAAGAGCTGCACGGCCACCTTCACGGCGACGCCCCTCATCACCGGCTTCACACCGAGCAGCGGTCCTGAGGGCGCCAGTGTGGTGATCACCGGCAAGAACTTTACGGGGGCCACGGACGTTCAGTTTAACGGGACTTCCGCCGTGTTCACGGTGCCAAGCTCGGGCCAGATCCGGGCCACGGTTCCGGCTGGGGCCACCACGGGTCCGATCTCGGTCACCACGCCGAACGGGACGGCCACCTCGGCGGGCAACTTTGCCATACCATAA